The proteins below come from a single Fodinicola acaciae genomic window:
- a CDS encoding GuaB3 family IMP dehydrogenase-related protein, protein MQIGMGKAARAAYHLEDVAVVPSRRTRDVDEVSTHWQIDAFRFDIPLVAHPSDAIMSPETAVAVGQLGGLGVLDAEGLWCRYEDPLPVLAEISEKADGSTAFLQKTYAEPVKTELIQERIRQIRESGVTTAVRISPQHTQDLAPHVLSAGVDLLVIQGTIVSAEHVSTVDSALNLKQFIADLDTPVIVGGCADYKTAMHLMRTGAAGVIVGVGADAWSTSDRVLGIRVPMATAIADAAAARRDYLDETGGRYVHVIADGDLTFSGDIAKAIACGADAVMLGEPLSGAHEAPAGGAWWQSVAAHPKLPRGQFAAAAGEPVGSLREVLLGPADSPDGDKNLFGALRRVMAKTGYSDLKEFQKVELVLDLH, encoded by the coding sequence ATGCAGATCGGGATGGGAAAGGCCGCCAGAGCGGCATACCACCTCGAGGACGTCGCGGTGGTGCCGTCTCGGCGTACGCGCGATGTCGACGAGGTCTCCACGCACTGGCAGATCGACGCGTTCCGCTTCGACATCCCGCTGGTGGCGCATCCGTCCGACGCCATCATGAGCCCGGAGACCGCGGTCGCGGTCGGCCAGCTCGGCGGTCTCGGCGTACTGGATGCCGAGGGCTTGTGGTGCCGTTACGAGGATCCGCTGCCGGTGCTCGCGGAAATTTCCGAAAAAGCCGACGGCTCGACCGCGTTTCTGCAGAAAACCTACGCCGAGCCGGTGAAAACCGAGCTGATCCAGGAACGGATCCGGCAGATTCGGGAAAGCGGCGTGACCACCGCGGTGCGGATTTCCCCGCAACACACGCAGGATCTCGCGCCACATGTGCTGTCCGCTGGCGTGGACCTGCTGGTCATCCAGGGCACCATCGTGTCGGCCGAGCATGTGTCCACAGTGGACAGTGCGTTGAACCTGAAGCAGTTCATCGCGGATCTGGACACGCCGGTGATCGTCGGCGGCTGTGCCGACTACAAGACCGCGATGCACCTGATGCGCACCGGCGCCGCCGGCGTCATCGTCGGCGTCGGCGCCGACGCGTGGAGCACATCCGATCGCGTTCTGGGCATCCGCGTACCGATGGCGACCGCGATCGCCGACGCGGCGGCGGCGCGGCGCGACTACCTGGACGAGACCGGCGGCCGATACGTGCACGTCATCGCCGACGGCGACCTGACTTTCAGCGGCGACATCGCCAAGGCGATCGCCTGCGGTGCCGACGCGGTGATGCTTGGTGAGCCGCTGTCCGGCGCGCACGAGGCGCCGGCTGGTGGCGCCTGGTGGCAATCGGTTGCAGCGCACCCCAAGCTGCCGCGCGGCCAGTTCGCCGCCGCGGCGGGTGAGCCGGTCGGTTCGCTGCGCGAGGTGCTGCTCGGTCCGGCCGACAGTCCGGACGGCGACAAGAACCTTTTCGGTGCGCTGCGCCGGGTGATGGCGAAGACCGGTTATTCGGATCTGAAGGAATTCCAGAAAGTCGAGTTGGTGCTCGACCTGCACTGA
- the shbA gene encoding RNA polymerase sigma factor ShbA, whose translation MDGKDGERELSAIAARAAADDSEAIGELLTRIRPMVVRYCRARLGRTGGGAYTTADDVAQEVCIAVMSALPRYRDVGRPFSAFVFGIASHKVSDAHRGASRDLSQPVEVLPDVIDSANDPEQAALAADRAARVHELLNTLSDIQREVVLLRVAVGLSAEEAGAVLGMSPGAVRVAQHRALNRLRDMVQSSADEVPA comes from the coding sequence ATGGATGGGAAGGACGGCGAGCGCGAGCTCAGTGCCATCGCCGCCCGCGCCGCCGCGGACGACTCCGAGGCGATCGGCGAGTTGCTTACTCGCATCCGGCCAATGGTGGTCCGCTACTGCAGGGCTCGCCTGGGTCGCACCGGTGGCGGCGCGTACACGACAGCGGACGACGTGGCTCAGGAGGTGTGCATCGCGGTGATGTCCGCCCTTCCCCGCTATCGCGATGTCGGCCGCCCGTTCAGCGCGTTCGTCTTCGGGATCGCCTCGCACAAGGTGTCCGACGCGCACCGTGGTGCCAGCCGTGACCTCAGCCAGCCGGTCGAGGTGTTGCCCGACGTGATCGACTCCGCCAACGACCCGGAGCAGGCCGCCCTCGCCGCCGACCGGGCCGCGCGCGTACACGAGCTGCTCAACACGCTGTCCGACATCCAGCGCGAGGTCGTGCTGCTCCGAGTGGCCGTCGGCCTGTCCGCCGAGGAGGCCGGCGCGGTGCTCGGCATGTCGCCGGGCGCCGTACGGGTGGCGCAGCACCGGGCCCTCAACCGGCTGCGCGACATGGTGCAGTCCAGCGCCGACGAGGTGCCGGCATGA
- the guaB gene encoding IMP dehydrogenase has translation MAEHTRDFPPVPDMDLPIGLTFDDVLLLPAESHIAPSAADTTTRLTREISLRIPLLSSAMDTVTEARMAIAMARQGGIGVLHRNLSAEDQASQADLVKRSEAGMVSNPITCSPDDTLADVDRLCAKFRISGVPVVEGGGVLVGIVTNRDMRFETDFARTVREVMTPMPLVTAPVGVAADEALALLRQHKVEKLPLVDENGRLSGMITVKDFAKREAYPLATKDGSGRLMVAAAVGVGDDAYKRSRLLVDAGVDVLIVDTAHGHSQAVLDMVALLKRETEVQVIGGNVATEEGARALVDAGADAVKVGVGPGSICTTRVVAGVGVPQVTAINNAAKAARPAGVPVIGDGGITSSGDIAKALVAGADTVMLGSLLAGVAESPGELIFINGKQFKAYRGMGSLGAMQSRGQAKSYSKDRYGLDDVLSDDKLVPQGIEGQVPYRGPLEAVAHQLVGGLAASMGYVGATTVEELQRRGKLLRITASGLRESHPHDVQMTVEAPNYSGH, from the coding sequence ATGGCTGAACACACGCGGGACTTCCCACCGGTGCCTGACATGGACCTGCCGATCGGTCTCACCTTCGACGACGTCCTGCTGCTGCCGGCGGAGAGTCACATCGCGCCGAGCGCCGCCGACACCACGACCAGGCTGACCCGCGAGATCTCGTTGCGCATCCCGTTGCTGTCCTCGGCGATGGACACCGTGACCGAGGCGCGGATGGCGATCGCGATGGCGCGCCAGGGTGGCATCGGCGTGCTGCATCGCAACCTGTCCGCCGAGGACCAGGCGTCCCAGGCCGACCTGGTGAAGCGGTCCGAGGCCGGCATGGTCTCCAACCCGATCACCTGCTCGCCGGACGACACGCTCGCCGACGTCGACCGGCTGTGCGCCAAGTTCCGCATCTCCGGCGTGCCGGTGGTCGAGGGAGGTGGCGTCCTGGTCGGCATCGTGACCAACCGCGACATGCGCTTCGAGACCGACTTCGCGCGTACGGTCCGCGAGGTCATGACACCGATGCCGCTGGTCACCGCGCCGGTCGGGGTCGCCGCCGACGAGGCGCTCGCGTTGCTGCGCCAGCACAAGGTCGAGAAGCTGCCGCTGGTCGACGAGAACGGCCGGCTGTCCGGCATGATCACCGTCAAGGACTTCGCCAAGCGCGAGGCCTATCCGCTGGCCACCAAGGACGGCTCCGGCCGGCTGATGGTCGCCGCCGCGGTCGGTGTCGGCGACGACGCTTACAAGCGCTCTCGCCTGCTGGTCGACGCCGGTGTCGACGTACTCATCGTGGACACCGCACACGGCCACTCGCAGGCGGTGCTGGACATGGTGGCGCTGCTCAAGCGGGAGACCGAGGTCCAGGTCATCGGCGGCAACGTGGCGACCGAGGAAGGCGCGCGGGCGCTGGTCGACGCCGGTGCCGACGCGGTCAAGGTCGGTGTCGGCCCCGGTTCGATCTGTACGACCCGGGTGGTCGCCGGTGTCGGCGTGCCGCAGGTCACCGCGATCAACAACGCGGCCAAGGCGGCCCGGCCGGCCGGTGTGCCGGTGATCGGCGACGGCGGCATCACCTCCTCCGGCGACATCGCGAAGGCGCTGGTCGCCGGTGCCGACACGGTCATGCTCGGCTCGCTGCTGGCCGGTGTCGCGGAGAGCCCCGGCGAGCTGATCTTCATCAACGGCAAGCAGTTCAAGGCCTATCGCGGCATGGGCTCGCTCGGTGCGATGCAGTCGCGCGGCCAGGCCAAGTCGTACTCGAAGGATCGCTACGGGCTGGACGACGTGCTCTCCGACGACAAGCTGGTGCCGCAGGGGATCGAGGGCCAGGTGCCCTACCGCGGTCCGCTGGAGGCGGTCGCGCACCAGCTGGTCGGTGGCCTCGCCGCGTCGATGGGATACGTCGGCGCGACGACAGTCGAGGAGCTGCAGCGGCGTGGCAAGCTGCTCCGGATCACCGCGTCCGGCCTGCGCGAGTCCCACCCCCACGACGTGCAGATGACCGTCGAGGCGCCGAACTACTCGGGCCACTGA
- a CDS encoding DUF5319 domain-containing protein has protein sequence MHEEPIDPFAGDPADPARAIDDPEPEQALPLSPAERQDVLDDLSDLEVYEALLAPRGYRGVVVDCQDCQIPHYFGWHLLRANLRHLLEVGESRVHEPAYNPDPAHYVTFDYARGYADGVQDSLGSGHHDD, from the coding sequence GTGCACGAGGAGCCGATCGACCCGTTCGCCGGCGATCCCGCCGACCCGGCCCGGGCCATCGACGACCCGGAGCCGGAGCAGGCGTTGCCGCTGAGCCCGGCGGAGCGGCAGGACGTGCTGGACGACCTGTCCGACCTGGAGGTCTACGAGGCGCTGCTCGCTCCCCGCGGCTATCGCGGCGTGGTCGTCGACTGCCAGGACTGCCAGATCCCGCACTACTTCGGCTGGCACCTGCTCCGCGCCAACCTGCGCCACCTGCTGGAGGTCGGCGAGAGCCGCGTGCACGAGCCGGCGTACAACCCGGATCCGGCGCACTACGTCACCTTCGACTACGCGCGCGGCTATGCCGACGGCGTGCAGGACAGCTTGGGCTCCGGTCACCACGACGACTGA